The Diorhabda carinulata isolate Delta chromosome 4, icDioCari1.1, whole genome shotgun sequence genomic interval TTTTTAGCTTTCACTTTACTAAGAGTATTTACGTattcttcaactttttcttgCGGGACAGTACTTTGTTCTTTCCTCAACATTTCTTTCAGTTGAGCTATAAGTACTTGTTGCTGTTCGTTTTGATCTCGCAAATCTTTTATTTCCCTGGGTGGCTCGGGGCCCTGGCCACCAGGGTCCGGATCCGGTTTCTTCCACATTATATTTCACCTAAAACACGTATCCATTGGAAAAATCGCGTGTACTATTCATTTGTAAACAATCAcctataaaattataaagaaaaatatatttattaacatattagttttattttgacacAAAAACGTCCACGTATGACAAATTAAAAACCACGActtttgttcttcttctttttcttgcgTAATATTAGCCATATATTGATTGTTAATACATCCATTTTGACGTGATTATTCCGTAccaaactttattattatttacattataatATCTATCATTtcgtaataaattaaatattatcaaaattttctaaattatcactgaaaatgtttaacaaaataaaaaaattataatctcgCTTATATCAAGGTTCCTTTTACATCATTTTTATCGTATTATGAACGAGtagtactttttttattgttttaattttaattttgaaaaaaaaaatgggggAATTGGAGGTAAATTCGAACGCTTTAAAAGTGAGTGGAAAACAACACGTAAAAGACGGTGTTATAGATTTTATAGGAGGATCTCTTGgtaagttaataataaaattaacgtactttattaatggaaaaatacgattttaggAGGGATAGCTTTAGTTTACGTAGGACAACCTTTAGATACGATCAAAGTCAAGATGCAAACATTCCCAACGTTATACAAAAACATGTTTGATTGTTTCACGACAACTTTCAAAACTGACGGTATTCGGAGAGGTTTATACGCCGGTACAGTCCCAGCTTTAGCTACGAACGTAGcggaaaattcagttttatttttcgCTTACggtttttgtcaaaaatttatgcaaaaaatcacaaaatgcGAAACCGTAGATAAACTTAGTGTTACCAGTAACGCCACCGCTGGTTTTTTAGCAGCTTTCTTTTCTTCTCTAGTCATTTGCCCAACGGAATTGATCAAATGTAAATTACAAGCGATGCATGAAGTTAAAAAACAACAAGCCCATTTGGGAGTACAAATCAAAAGTATGGGTCCCTTACAACTTACAGCCGATGTTTTTAAAACTGAAGGATTCAAAGGACTATTTAGAGGAATGATTCCAACACTCGTGCGAGAAATGCCaggatatttcttctttttcggcGCCTATGAAGGTATTaagtcatattttaaataatcttcatatatttaattatattattattattatttttataggtaCTAGAGAACTTTTACGGAAACCAAACCAAAAGAAAGACGATATCGGTTTAGTGAAAACTATGATAGCCGGAGGTATGGGAGGAGCATGTTTTTGGACGATTCTTTTCCCTGCTGATGTAGCAAAGTCTCGCATAcaagtaaataatttaaatgaaaatatggtgAGCCTCATCTTCAGGATAAGTAGACAAGAAGGTATAGGTGCTTTATACTGCGGGTTATTACCCACTTTGATTAGGACCGTACCTTCAACTGCCGCTTTGTTTGTTACCATCGAGTATAGTAAAAAGTGGATGCAGCACATGTCCAAAGATTTGTGAACGTGATTGTTGTTGGTATGTGATGGTAGATTCCAAAAAA includes:
- the LOC130892905 gene encoding mitochondrial ornithine transporter 2 is translated as MGELEVNSNALKVSGKQHVKDGVIDFIGGSLGGIALVYVGQPLDTIKVKMQTFPTLYKNMFDCFTTTFKTDGIRRGLYAGTVPALATNVAENSVLFFAYGFCQKFMQKITKCETVDKLSVTSNATAGFLAAFFSSLVICPTELIKCKLQAMHEVKKQQAHLGVQIKSMGPLQLTADVFKTEGFKGLFRGMIPTLVREMPGYFFFFGAYEGTRELLRKPNQKKDDIGLVKTMIAGGMGGACFWTILFPADVAKSRIQVNNLNENMVSLIFRISRQEGIGALYCGLLPTLIRTVPSTAALFVTIEYSKKWMQHMSKDL